TACTGGAGAGCTCATCGCTCTGAAAGATAAGGTTCTGCTTTTGACAGAGCATCCCTACTTCTGAACAAGTTTAGAAGAGTGTGTTTGGCTTCTGTAGAACCAAGAAAAGAGTAATATTTACCATTTTCTTAGATTTGGCAGTGTCATACCGCTGTCTTCACTCAGACCTTCCCCAGCCCTTTCTCTAATTGTAGAAGACCCTGAGTTTCAAGATACAGCAGCAAGAACAGCAAAGGCGAAGATCTGCAAGCACCTTTAGGGATGGGGAGCAAGACTCCTGaggtttagttttattttgccTGCTGTATTCGTACATctctctgttttggtttttcaggTGATGATGTGTTCATGCCTAACAAGGCTGAGTGTGAGGAATATGTGCTAGAAGAGTTTGGCATCATTTTTGCAGGCAATAAAAATCATATCAGCAGCTTTGGATGGAACTACGGCCAGGTAAATGTAGCACTGAAACACCAGACATTGTTTTTGCATGAACTGGGTCATTTGCTTTTTCCAGCTCATTGCGTACATCTCTGAAGAGCAGGACTCTGGTGTTGCAATCAGCACTTATGCCAAGCCCTGTTTCACTGATCAATATGAGGATTTGTAAATTACTAGTCCCTGTTCCACCTTAGAAGAGCAGCCAACACAAACATTAATATCTTTACTAAGACTACGTAACCTTATCTTAGTAAAGCACTGTAGCAATGCTGAGAAGCCTCAAGTCCACAGTTTCCAAGATTTGAAAAGCTCTGTGGGTTCTGATCTTCGGAGTTTGTTGCCACATTTATGGTACTGcctggctgagctctgcagctctccaaTCGGTGATTTTAAAACCCCATACAATACTAATATGGCTCTCTGCATCCTGATTTTTAGCAATCTGTGTTTTCAAACCACTGATTTATTTCTGTGCCACAGTTTCAAGGAGACATCCTCAATATTTGCCTGTCCATCATGGACAGAAGCTTATACTACCGTCAGGATCCTGTCACTGATGTGTCTCACCGACACGACCCCAGGTACCTGGGCCGTGTTCTCAGTGCAATGGTAAGCAACACAttcaaaaagtgaaaattagtAAGTGTCCTTTAAAAGCAATCAGTGAAAGTAAATATGAAGCCATCTCATAGAGAATTGTAGGCCACTGTCTGTATGCACCAGACAATATGGGTGGTGAAGTATGGGCCATGGTCATCTAGTCTGATCCTGCCAGAGTTATCTCCTCTGGGATAGTTCTGATACTTATCCCTTTGATATCCAGCAGTCAAACTGAAAATATAAGACAGGGGTGGTTGAGGAACCAGTCCATTTGAAATGGAACTACTGGGTACTAGATCAGCTCAGCCATGGATTCGCCAGGCTGCTTTGAAACTCTCCAAGGAAGGAGGTTTTGTGGCCTCTGTGGGCGACCAGTCCAGAGCTGCCCTACCCTCCTAATGAGGAATTTGACGAATATTTTATGTCAAATATGATTTTCCCAAGCTACAGCTTTCTGCTGTTGCCTCTTGGTATATAAAAGAGAAAGGTTAGTTAAAACACACGTTCAAATGGTTGTAAGCTGGTTTTACATTCCCCCCACCCTCCTTAACCAGACAGAACTAGGACAGTGCTCTCATCTTCTGCCTGTAGATCTGTGCTCCAGGACCCCTGACCATCTTGCAGCCCTTCCTCCTGGATCCTCTTCGGTGTCTCAAGATCCCCTTGAACTGAGAGACCCAAAACTAGAGACAGGATTCCTTGCCAGGGATAATTAAAGGGGGTTAACAACCTCCCTCAACCTTCTGGTCACACTTGCCCAAGTGCAGCCTACTGAGCTTTGCCTTTTTATGAGAGAGCGCTGCTGGCTCAAACTGAGCATGGCATTAGCTGTAACCCCCAGTCCCCTTTTAGATAGGTTGTAAACTCTTAACTTACCTCTTCATAAATGTAGTGAATTATCTTCTCAGGTCAATGCCAATGATGACCAAGGGGTGGTGAGAGGAAACTGGAGTGGAAAATACGAGGATGGTAAAAATCCCAGCAGCTGGACAGGAAGTGGTGAAATCCTGCAAAGCTGGAAGAAATCAGGATTCAAACCTGTAAAATATGGACAATGTTGGGTTTTTGCAGCAGTATTGACTACAGGTATGTTGTATGCCACACACATGACCGACATTGCACAGATTCTATTCAAAGAAGCACTAAATAATCCTTCCCATAAGGAAGTCTTTGAAGACATTGCTATGCTGTATGAAAGCTGCAGAAATACTGCTTTCTAACTGTGGTTTTCTCTTCACTCTGTAGTGCTTAGATGTCTGGGGATTCCCACTCGTACAATTACAAACTTCAGTTCTGCCCATGATGCAGATGGAAATCTGCGTGTGGATGAGTTTTATGATGCAGAGGGAAATCATTTGGAGAGGGGAGCTGACAGTGTGTGGTAAGGCTCAGTATTTAATGGTAGAGCTTATCAATGCCTATAGTGTCTCCACGTGCAGAGCAAGGATTATAATGACAAGTGCTTTATCTTctttaaaattgctttataaAGCACTACTACACACACAGAGAAGATCagtaaaaaatactaaaaattaatATGATATTTGGTGTTTCCACTCTTTCTCAGTTAAACAAAGAATTGTGACACTAATTACAAGAGCTAATTGAAGCTAGGGCAGGCAAAATTACACTTATGATGCCAGAGATGACTGAAAATTTGCAATATTGCACTGGATGTATCAAACAGTGGGGACTTAACCTGGTTTGAAACCATTCTTCAAAACCAATTTACGTTAAACTGTAAAAGTTCAACAGAACCAGCTTCCTTGCAGTGGCACCATTTGCAGTGAAAATAATGTAACTACTGCCTCTATTAAGCATCAAATGCAGTTCAAACAAGCTTGCATTCAGCAAAGAGCAGAAGTAGTCCCTCAGTTTTTGTCTTGTTTACTCCCCCTCTTGTTCTGGACCCTTTCTATATACAAGTGTCATGCCTAACTGTAGCATTGTGCCCAAAGGAAACCTAAACCTAAAACTAAGGATGTGAATGGGCTCAAAGCTTTTGGAGAAGAATAGGCTCAAGGCATTTTGTATAACTTCACAAATTTGTTTTCTGCCCTTGAACATTAATATTTATTCCACAATGCAATTTTCAGTACCTTTTTAGTTAATGTAGTGAGGGTCAGGGTAAAGTGGTGAGTCTCAGATAAGAAGTCTGCAAATAAAGGCATTTAATCCACACAACTAGGTGGCTGATTAAAGGAGGTGGACAGGAATCCATAAATACATACTAGTAGCTAACTTTGTTCATTCTTGCACACAGGAATTTCCATGTCTGGAATGAAAGCTGGTTTACACGAAACGACTTGGGCCCCTCATACAGTGGATGGCAAATTCTGGATGCAACTCCCCAAGAACAAAGTGGAGGTACACAAATTTTATTGCAGGGATAATGTTGAAAATTTATAAAGTCAGTCACTTTTagagtgaaggaaaaaaataaaagtaaaataattgcaaaaataatttgtcaaTCTGCTTAGAAATAGTTGCAGATGAAAATACTTCATTGGTTGCATTAGAAAAGCTTCAGATCATCTGTGGATGTCAAGAAAGAAATTAGAATTCCAGGAGCAGTTTTTACAGGAATTCCTGTATTTCCAGCGTAGGTATCAAATGCTATTGAAAATTAAGGGATAATATAAGATAAATCAAGTGTACTTTCAGAATAAATGCTAGATACGTTGATGACTGGCCTTGAGGGTTTATGTTTATAGGTATGAAGGTTTATGTGGATGAAAGGCTTAAATGGGACAGCAGCACGGGGCAATTCAGGAGACAGCGAGAAATATCTATCTAATAATCTGTTTACTGTCAAAGATTATGCCaaaattccttttccttgctgctgtAGGAATTTATCAGTGTGGTCCTGCCTCACGACACGCCATCAAAGAAGGAGATGTTGATCTGGACTACGATGGCCCATTCGTGTTTGCAGAAGTGAATGCAGACTGCATGTACTGGAATTACGACGCTGCAACTGGAAAGAAAACTTTGATATTCTCCAAGTCTACAGAAATTGGTGACTCCATAAGTACAAAGGCAGTTGGTAGAGATGACCGTGTAGATGTCACCAGGGATTATAAATATGAGGAAGGTAAGTAAAACTACTGGTTCTTCTGATCACATAGCTGCTTCATTCCCAAAAGTACATAAATTTTCAGTTAGGAATCTCTTAGTGCATTTATGAAATAGGAGCATAATTTATAATTGATTTATTCAATTCCTCCataaaaggggagaaaaggtACTGAGTAAAAAATCCCAACTTTCTGATATGGAATTGCTTTTTGGGACCTAAATAAGTCAAGCCCAAATATCTCCGAATAAAGCATTCACTGTTCCATCTGCCTATTGCTGGCATGCACTGTCTGCCTCTGATTAGTGAAAATTAGGCTACAGCCCAGTTATTTGCCTGCAGGATaaaagagctgctgcagaaaccTGAGATAAATCAGAACTTAGGCTCAGGAAAAGCAACTCTTTCAAAGGGTGCAAGAGCACAGCACCTTCTCAGTCCTTCAGGTCTGATCATCCCCAAGttatgtttctctttttgttttgctcatgagcagcttctgcttttgctgtgaAACTGTCATTTAATTGTCATTACCTCAATCCAGGAGCCTTCTCCCCTCCAATGGAAAAGGGGAGTGGGGTGTTTGGTGGATGGATGGCTGCCAGCCAGACTCAACCCACCACACAGTGCCATCAGCCTTCCCCAACATCTGGGGCTTTCTCTGTGCTAGCAAATAAGAATTCACATTTCTAAATGTTATAGCCATAAAAAGGGATAGAAATGAGTAAAGACAAACTTTAGACTTAAGATTTTATgtttataaaaatgttattaGAAGCACAGTGATGTTACTGACTGCAGATCCTGAAAATGAGGTATGGCTGTGGAAAACAGAGAGCCTGTTTATCTCTAAGCACAGACAATGTCTATGCTTATGTCCTGGCTAGTTTGTGTCTAGCAGCCATGTGAAATAAGAGATGCTTGTTAACTGCTGAGGAAAATTTTCATGGTTCTACCTGACAGGCTCTGCAAAAgaaagagatatttttaaaaaagcccgTAAGAAGCTGGGACTTGAGGATAAATTTGATCCTACAGCACCAAAACTGGAGGAAATTGAACAGAAGCCTGACATCTCAGGAAAATTCAAGGTGGCTGGCTCTTTAGAAGTTGGCAAAGATCTCAACCTACTTCTGGTTCTTGAAAATTTACAATCTGATGCTAAGACTGTAAATGTAAATATGACTGCATGGAGTACTCTGTATACTAGAAGACGAGTTAATCAGATCTGGAAGGACTCCATATCTGTCACTCTGGCCCCGAAGGAAGGTAATTTTTCAAATACCTTTTAACCATAATGGTTTTATCAGTAAATGGGCATTGGAAGCTGGTCATCTTGGGGGAAAAAGCTCTTACAAACTGCAATCCTAAATCCCTACAtagaaaaggctgagaaaaatattacattatatATACATTAACAAGACATGTTTCACACTATCATGTCTCCAGGTGCTTTTCACATTTAGGAAAATGTTACCATTAGGAGCTTGGGATAAGAGATATGTCATTATCTCCAACATGAGGTGAAAGATCATTGAATAACAACTGATACTGTCTTGTACTAATCTTGGGCCTCAAGTCATGAGCGAGAAGCAGAAATAATTCATTCCTTGAATATGTAATTTGACTTTTAGAGTGGCACCAGTAAACTCCTTAAACTCCAGCTGTTGCATCTTTCAGAGcaataggggaaaaaataagccAGACAATACAGTAGTAGTGAATGGAGAAGGGATAACATTGAAGAAATCACTATCTATCTTAAGCAAACAGATAGATTTGCATGAATTAATTTTGGCACTGATGGCTGAAGGCCCTCCTAGTCCTAGTCACAGCatagaaggaaaatattaatgttaGATATGAAGCTCTGTGGGCTTATAATAGTGTGTaccaattcctttttttttcctccttccagaaAAACAATTTCCCATTAAGATAAAGTATCCTGAATACCAGCAGCAGTTAACTACAGATAAAACAATCCAGGTCACAGCTTTATGTCATGTAGAAAATGGGATTCAAGTGCTTGTGAAAAGAAACATCACCCTAGACAATCCTGACATCGACATACAGGTAAACTCCCTTTTCTGTAACTGCAGTggcacagaaaaaggaaagtgaGTTCTTTGGGAGCACTTTCTTCCCTGAAAGAAATGTTCTGCTCACATTCTGCCACGGTTCATCACAGCCTCTCATAATATCTCCTCTTCTGATGCCTGAAAAGGctcagatggaaaaaaacactGAGAACCTGGCCTCACAAGCATTTCCTTTGCACAGGTTCTCGGTGAAGCAAAAGTGAATAAAGAGGTGGTTGTGGAAGTGGCATTTACCAACCCTATAGACACGGAGGTGAAGGACTGCGTGCTGCAGGTGGAGGGCAGTGACCTGCTCCAAGGAGTCCTGGAGTTCCGGTGAGTACCAGAAATGTCTCCCTTCTGCCACCAGGGATACGCGAGCGAGAATGTGGGCATGGATGAGTTGGAACTGAGCTGTGGGATGAGACATCATTTTCTCCTTGCTGCAACCTGGGAGGCCACCCAGTGCAACATCTCATAACAAAGGACACAGCGATGAACCAGCTCTTCATCAAGGCTGGGCTTTGGCTCCATGGTTTGGGAGGTCAAATAATTGCTGTCATAATTGGACAGAACTTGTTTTCCTGCCTATCTAGCAGGACCAgacatttccagaaaaaaaaatgaattaatgcTTAGCCAAGCTGTAAATGTCGTTGAGGCTGTCTATCCTGCTATAGGCCAGATGGATTGCACCTTCTTGTTCTGATCAAAGGCCAACAATAGGACACATGACTATTTCTGTCCATACTTACCCAAATTACAGCATATATCAACcaggatatttttttcactttattaaaTCGACTGCAGGTGCCAATCTGGGTGCACAGCTTTGtaaataaattgtatttatatCTGACAAGTAGAAATACATGTAAAAAGCAGATACAGCAGTGTCTCAGCTTTGGGAACAAAAATTAATACTGGTTAGACACAGGTTGTGACCTGAAAGGGTGGGACTTCTGAAAAGCACAAACTCAAGTCTGCTCCATGCTCAGCTTTTCCAGACACAGCAGAACACAGTTTGAGGAGGATAGTTTTTGCAGAACAGACTAAACCATGACAAGCAGCTTCTTCTAAAATGAGGAAGCTACAGGCACACTAATTTTCAAGCTCTACTTTCAGAACTGTACAAAATAATAATCTTAAGAGATTAAAAAACAGAGTCAAGAAACTATTTGATGATGTTGAGATTATGATTGAGAAGACTGGAATAAAATACCGTTGTTGGTTTTTTGCTACAGATCCAGTTCCCTATTATCTACTTTGGTGATTTTGCatctttttctgctctttttccttcAGTATTTCACAATTTAAACAGAAGGATTAAATTTTGAGACTGTCCCTCATTTTATACAAACAAGAAATTGCACAAAAATATCAACATATCCTCATAAATGCAGTTATTTCTGGAAAATACCTGGGATATAGGAACATGCTCTTTAGCTGAAtacacagacaaacacaaacaaacaaacacagcaaCTTATCATTGCCATTTGCACTGGAGCAATTAGGAATGGTTCATCCCATCATTTATAAGCTCTCCTGAGGGAATTTACCAACCTTGTGTTGTCTATCCCATACAATTTTATCCTCAGGCAAGACAACACAATACGTCAGGGTAAGGGATAAACATTAACGAGTTTCCAAGAGTTACAAAACACACTGGtgtaaaacattttcatttccattcagAATTTCCTGCTCTGTAAACACAGAGGTTTTCTTGATGCTATAACCCATTCTAACTCAAGAGTTGGTATTAACATTCTTCATGGTCTCAGATTATTCTTTTGCAATGATTCAGTGATGTGTCTTACACCCTCTGCTCTGCATGAAATCTTATCTCATATATTATTATATGTCTCCCTTTGTGGGCTTATCTGGGTTATTGCATAATGAATTTGTGAGAGCCTTTAATGTATGGATTTAAGtctttaaatatatatagatagCCAAGCCATGTGTGGTCTTTTCATGGCCATCTTACTTCGAAGTGATAAGAGTTCTTACTCCAGATGGAAGATGATTAGTGAAGAAACTGAAGCATGATTGTTTTCAACTtatattttccctctgtttccttttttttagcTTACCACCACTGAAAGCCAATGAGAAATCCAGTACCAAGTTTAAACTTATCCCTTCTGAGGCGGGTCCCAAACATCTACTTGTTAATTTCTCCTGTGATAAATTTGCAGATATCAAGACCTTTAAGGTGGTAAATGTGACTAACTAACATGAAGATATACAAGGAGATGTCTCTGTGTGTATAAACTGAACAAAATGTGATAACAAATCTTGTATAGAAAGCAATGAGATAATCAGCAAAACAAATCTTCACTTCCTCTGATAAAGGATCATCAATATCATATTATTGCAAATTTGCattgtaattttaaataaactaaGGAATGGTTGATTGTACATTTACTGTTGTGAGTATCcatgttattaaaaaaacattttacctTCTACTTAGAGACTCTGTGACTTATGTCTATCTTTCTTTGGAATTAATTCCTCCTGGCTCCAGATGCCTCTGCCTACACATTCACAAACTCATTGTTCCATACTGAAAACCTTATCCAGTGGACTTTCAAAGCAGTGCTTCTTTTACTGGAACTGTGATACTACAACATAGTGAGGATGACTTGCACAATTTATGTCATTTAGCTTTGTCTTCTTTGCTACAAACTCTGTCCCTAacatttccactttttttttttttttaaattatagtgACCGAATGAGGCATAGGAAATGTTCAACAGGAATTTGGGTGGTGTCCACTTTGAGACCCATTCAACAAACACATTGGGGTAATTGCCCAGCTCAGCGTACATATTTTAGCATGTTGATATTTTGCACTTGCTGAAAGCCTTCTTTGGGAATAAAAGTCAGGGTAGTCTTAAGTCTGAGGGTGTTTTGGCTTGAGAAGAGCTAGGAATTCTTCACTTCAGACTATGGAAATCATCTCTCGGATTCAAATTTAGAAAAGTAAAGTTCTACCCTTTATGGGAGGACTGGTACAGGCTAAATGATGGGTTCAGTGAAGTAGGTGTAGCCCAGTGAGTGACTTGGTTTATGGGCAATAACTATAACAATAAGTCAAGCTCTGACTAAAAATGACTGTGTAGGTAAAGCGGATGGAAAgccaagctgctgctctggcactgtTGGGCCAGGAAGCAATAAAATCTTAACTCTGTGACCCAACTTCACACTAACTACTCTGACTTGTCACAGGGACTTCTCACTGTTGAGGAGCCCAGACTCATGCTGGTTATAGAGTTCTCTTTGTCCTTGTAGCCAGTAAAATTGCTTTAGAAGGGCATGGGCAGCCGCCCTGATTTCCTGCTGCCAGTCACAGGGTGTCAGTACGAGTCCACACTGGACATAAAATGGAATGAGCAACACAGGGCCTGTGCAATGAGCCCACAGTAGcaccttctcttttttccttctgttccttAAAGCTTGCCAGAGTCAGGAGCTCTCACTGTGTAAATCACAGActcatagaatggcttgggttggaagggaccaaaGATAACCTGTTTCCAATCCCCCTTTTGTGGGCAGGGATGCTTTTCATTAGACCAGGTggctcagagccccattcaagcaggccttggacacttccagggatggggcagccacagctcctctgggcaatctgtgccagggcctccccaccctcacagggaagaattttttcctaatatccaacctaaatctaCCGTGTCAGTTtgagccattcccccttgtcctgtcaccccACACCCTTGTcgtctctctccatctttctggtAGGCTCTCTTCAGGTACTGCAGGCCACCATTGCATCACCcaaaagccttctcttttccaggctgaagaaACCCAATTGTCTTggctttcctcacaggagaggagctccatccctctgatcatcttggtggcctcATCTGGTCTACAGTAAACCACAGTAGAAGTTTAAGCTCAAGCACAGCCTTGAGTTTAGAATGTAGATACACACTTACTAACTTCTTTTTACAGCTCTTTTGTGTGTGGAACACCCAGACTGTGCTAAAGCCAAGTGAATTGATGAGCAGAAATGAGACACCTTTAAATCAGACCTTCCCCAGCAACACTGTGCACATTAAATTAACAGGTCTAAGTACAAGACAGCTCCAATACAGTGTTACAGAAGAGATTCTgcaacagggtttttttggtagaaTTTATATTGCTTTCCTCTTTCTAGTAAAAAGTAGCAACAAGACAACCCTAAGGTGTATTTAGTTACTCTGGGGATATGAACAGTGgacaaaattattaagaagaTAAATGAAATCTAAAAGTTTTTCCCTGAAAGTTAGAAAATTGAACTGCAATTCCAAGATCCTGATACCAGCGAAGAAGAGgaacaaagtattttaaaccATTTTGGATGATGGGTGGGTGGAATTGAGCTAGGAAAACACCATTAGTCACTTAGGAACCATGACTGCTGCATTCCAAAGGGAttgcaacagcagctgctggtgctttGCTGTGGTGAAGGTGAGACTGGCAGGTGCCAGTTTGGGATGTAGGCCAGTCTGAGAGAGGCTCTGGTGGCTCGGTGAGCACCACCGTGGGCGTGCCTTGCAGAGGTAAAGGAGGTGGTTACAGCCAAGACAGAAAAAGTGTTCCGAGACTTAATTACGTATGTGAGcagcaaggaagaagaaaggaaatagtcaAATGCCAGTGGGAGCAATGTGTAACATCTGAGGCAATCACTGTAAGTACCGAACGCCTGAACTCAAGAACTGGTCGATGCGGTTTGTCACTAGGGCTGTGTGTGAAGACCGGGTAACATCAGAGGCTTGTGGCTCTTATGGTTTCCAAGGAATATGAattaaggaaaagagaaaaagaccaACTGAAGTAGCTCTGGACAGCAATCAAACCCATTTGAGGTGATTCCCGGAACAAGCCTTGACAGACTGAACATCCTGGGAACTTCCAAGGCAAGGAAGAACCGCTGAATTATAATGTAAGTGGGGATGTTCTGAGCCAGATGAACTGCTGCCTAGTGGGAAAAGCTTTAGTGTTTCTCTATGGGATAGGACTAGCATGACTGTTCTGTCAGTATACTTAGTCTTTgtaacaggaaaacaaagtttCTCAAAAAGGTACAAAGAAACCTGTCTTGTAAAATCAACCATAGAAACA
This genomic stretch from Cinclus cinclus chromosome 18, bCinCin1.1, whole genome shotgun sequence harbors:
- the LOC134051179 gene encoding protein-glutamine gamma-glutamyltransferase E-like: MGQAATQPSTNWHLKENAREHHTSKFSSEELIVRRGQAFTVTFNGTERPEQNLIFIAETGPKPSKATKTLATFDISSTVSKEGWSAVLQSTSSNSVSISISSPQNAIIGRYRLSVQSGSSSPASLGTFVLLFNPWSSGDDVFMPNKAECEEYVLEEFGIIFAGNKNHISSFGWNYGQFQGDILNICLSIMDRSLYYRQDPVTDVSHRHDPRYLGRVLSAMVNANDDQGVVRGNWSGKYEDGKNPSSWTGSGEILQSWKKSGFKPVKYGQCWVFAAVLTTVLRCLGIPTRTITNFSSAHDADGNLRVDEFYDAEGNHLERGADSVWNFHVWNESWFTRNDLGPSYSGWQILDATPQEQSGGIYQCGPASRHAIKEGDVDLDYDGPFVFAEVNADCMYWNYDAATGKKTLIFSKSTEIGDSISTKAVGRDDRVDVTRDYKYEEGSAKERDIFKKARKKLGLEDKFDPTAPKLEEIEQKPDISGKFKVAGSLEVGKDLNLLLVLENLQSDAKTVNVNMTAWSTLYTRRRVNQIWKDSISVTLAPKEEKQFPIKIKYPEYQQQLTTDKTIQVTALCHVENGIQVLVKRNITLDNPDIDIQVLGEAKVNKEVVVEVAFTNPIDTEVKDCVLQVEGSDLLQGVLEFRLPPLKANEKSSTKFKLIPSEAGPKHLLVNFSCDKFADIKTFKVVNVTN